Sequence from the Panicum virgatum strain AP13 chromosome 5N, P.virgatum_v5, whole genome shotgun sequence genome:
aaaagtataccaaagatatcttaaagaagttcaagatggatgagtgcaagccaatcaagacacccatggcaacaaatgggcatctcgacttggatgtggacggtaaaccgattgatcaatccctctatcgttctatgatagggtctttgctttaccttaccgcatctaggcccgatataatgtttagtgtgtgcttgtgtgcccgctttcaagctaacccaaaggagtcacacctttcggctgtgaataggatccttcggtatctcaagcacactcctagcataggcttgtggtaccccaaaggcgctagtttagatctcttgggatactcggattcggattttgccggaagccgtgtggatcgcaagagtacctccgggggttgccacttgctggggcgttctctagtttcttggtcgagtaagaagcagaattccgtggctttgtccaccgcggaagcggaatatatagcggccggtgcatgttgtgcccaaatcctatatatgaagcaaacccttttggactttggtgtgaaactagataggattccactcctttgtgacaatgaaagtgccgtaaaaattgccaagaatccagttcaacactctcgcacaaagcacattgatattcgccatcacttcttgcgtgatcacgaagccaagggggacatttcccttcaaggtgtgagatccgaggagcaattggcggatatattcacaaaacctttagacgagagtacctttgttaggctaagaaatgagctaaatgtgttagatgcggcaaacgtcatgtaagttgccatgtcatatagaaaaatgcatacatataggacacttgtctaaccatggtaagatagtgatgagcaagggtttagctagaggtggtggtccacttgttttcctctaggcttgtagaaaggctcaatcatgaagaagcttcccgtgggttcaaacttgacaagtagatcttaatttcttgttatgcatttcttgtcatataggtgtgcacttcatgtttattatactttcgcatgtggttgtagtttgcatcatcattgcatgcgtaagggtcacaaaggagatcacttgatgaaaatgagacttgttttcatatacaagatcttaattcatgaaaagtgaaaagagcaaagtgttaggtgcgttattgcctagtgagcaatgtcatgatgagtttgaagctttctatcttcaatattcctatgacatggctcatacattttatttggcgctttgtctctcttgcggcttttccttgtgtttaaaaagaaatttatttaagcaagtgtgctatcctatttattttgaggggtaaagtcgcctatgcaagtccattaacttgagtttatttgaattttataagtttattggacttagcatagaagagtgagctgagtgtggggtttttggcttcaccagttaaaccgacgttcaatggagcatcatcatcggtttaaccggcgttactaagttttgtctcagctcagtcaagtttcaggcgttcaaccggcgtatacaaaagtcagagcatcggatcaaccggtgatagtaaatgcaaatcagacctagcaatcaaccgatgtTTTGATTTATCAACCGACGAGTATACTCTtgacatcatcggttcaaccggcgttcagtttcagatctacagaagcctcgggtgaactacaccgacgcaatcgaccggtgttctaaacctagtcatcggattaaccggtgttaaggaaATTCGTGGGGCCCGTCTGTCATATATGAGTCttgctcgagccgccgcctctcttCCTTCTCTGTTTCACCCGCGTCCCTCCATCTCgaaccgccgccgtgcgccatccgcgccgccgctcgcctgcaagaccaccgtcgccgctccgccacagcccacgcgccgccgtgcgccatccgcgccgccgcccgcctgcacgtcgaagtcgccgccgccgcgccctcgcggtcgcccagcgccgcccgtgcgcgcctgcgccgccgcctgcgcgcgtagccgccgccgccgccgctccacgctactccacgccgctccacgccgccactgccgggcgccgccgtgctccacgcctccacgccgcagccgcagccacgccgcagcagcacccgatcagaagctcgccaggtgctcgacgatttgcctgaGCTGCCTTTTTCGCGCCGCGTTCGTGTTTCGCACACCGtcagtcgagatgggtcgcgagaagaggaaagggaaggaagttgtggtcgagaagcccgctcgcaagcggactcgtgcagagaaggaggccgagagggccgagatggtggccaaggccgccgaggagcaggcatcaggccgcgctcgtccgttccagatcagggaggaccccagaggcagaggcagaggcagaggcaggggcatgggcagagtgagaggtgccagggccaccagagcagcgacagcagcagcagcagagtcagatcagtcagatacagctgcagattcagattcagaggcagagcagtccgagcagtctcaggggcagagcacacaggagtcaccgactctacgacggtctggccgcactcggcagacatccccagcagcagagacttcaccagcgaccgagcgtcgcactggaccgaggacgcgaggaggtcaccagccacaggagcctcgcaggtccacagctgcagcagcagcagctcgtagagccgaggccctagaggccgagcgcgcagtgttccgtatggacactgttgtgcgtctggagccaggtgtgctgctccagaacttgacccgagccaatgcggccaaggtcaagaggctcaggtggagtgttgacgaggaggtctggttcccggtgacccgagacagcagagtcgacaggaggttctggactttgctacaggccagtttctacgagacctcagaggcggggccaccggatctttcagcacagggttcttgactgggtctcactgaggacagccgcagggggagcggatgtgagagcacactttgctcacttcagaggtctgcctagactgctagagatggagcagaaccgttatatcgaggactgggtcagagtgttctacgctacagcttggatagcccccgagcgcagagctgtacacttcatgtttggagggcaggactttggtttgtcgagggcgaccattgctggtattcttggagttgacctggtcgacgtctcgctgcacgagagggtttacggggactcagatccaccccgcagggcgatggttggcgggattgctccttctcacgaggcgatcactcagtgcttccgccagccgttcccagcctcttacgccagagtgccgagcttgctgaccccagaggcttacgcagtacacatggccctccggaggactttgctaccgaggagtggctacccagaggggtttacgggactgcagcagctcctgcttctacacatcctcactcacgagccctttgacatagttgactttattttggctgagatcgaggatgtgatcactgatgggatgggtgtggtgcgacagtttccctatgcgcactggatcagttacatatgctctatgatagtgccagcagagtcacccatcagtactccttaccgtcacgacgaggctcccaggttccctgtctaccgacccacagctccacaggacaggaggaggggcagacacgcagatagagcagcgatggctcgactgtcaccggaggttcaggcacgagtggcagaggaggatgaggcactcctagcagcagaggcacagcttcccgggggagatgatgagattcactggtctgagcttgagtcagactcctccgacgacgttgagtactttccttcagctgccccagccagtcacgatcacgaggcaggaggttcaggacagccagcacctccgacttcagcagctgctacagtctctgagtctcaggtgactcagccgtccgagctcacttcactactacagcagctcgtgacccagcagagagaggacaggcttgctcaggaggaggccaggagagcccatgaggctcagattgctgctattcagagagaggcagcccgagagcgtgcagcgacagaggagcgttttgtcggcctcattgacagagtttcacagaggacagacgctcaattccagcagatgcagcagggcatgatggcgatgttcgggatgatctcccagctttactctcacaccggactcgccccacagcagcagcagcccggacttcagggtgtaggagcacctcagcttgccgtcacaccagctcctcctcctccagctcctactgcagctccagctacctcagcgacaccggagaccacgttctcgatgtcagcactctttgggtctgccggtcgtccgctcttttcaccactgccggcgaccacactctttcaggactcaccgccagcggttcagtcggtcgccctcccctcctcacttcaggcagcaccttcagggggaggagcagtagaggagtccctgcttccacagtcgacgcagccggcagcctcagcagtcacctcttcagagattgatacttcttctgctgacccggttacgacttctacggatcctctaccaggcagtgccagcacgagagcctccacgacagttactcccccagtgagctcagacccagaccagcagcttccgtctgtcaccgagggtgagagttctccgtccgacgatgacgacccggaccgcttcgtcgccgtaccacgacagcacgacccgtagctcgccttttggtgctttgatgccaaagggggagaggtgttagggggagcaccagagttagggggagggtagagctagagagagctcgtagttatcaggactttgtttctttgtatcacatttggtgttaattcatggatatgtacatttgtcgcttgagtatgccgttctttgagacatatctatggatttcgtttgagcctttgagctctttggtcctgctttcgagtttgcttgtgattatcctgttttatctttctcgctctctcgttatttatgtttgtgttgtcatcaatcaccaaaaagggggagattgtaagcatctaggccctcaaggtatgtttcggtgattaatgacaaccattattgtgactaatgagtttgtgcagcttaatagatcattatcgctcatttggtcatatgacaaaagaggcccctcaatttcggttattctaaaaggcgatctcggttttcaacttatatatgtcaaggctaaggatctttctagtcctaagtgtcgcaaggttgagaaggacacttaggttagtataggttttatagttttgtagtgatcgcactattaagaggggttaaggcttagtaacttgagcatggacatggtcatttgaaaatggatgcatactatggtcactcaggtttctagaagttcaaataagtggttctcaaactatatctcaagaatatttggatttcattcaagactcaaatcagaaaagacaaaatcagaaaaagtctatacaccggtttaaccgacgctctcaattttctatacgtcggttaaacgaagtcagcagagtctggacaaattcaatacaccggttaaaccgacgtgtttgaatttaacgtcggtgcattggtccagagttggtttttccagggaaattcaagttctattcaccggattaaccgacgctgtttgaatcaagacgtcggtgcaattaaccagtgagatggttttttcaggggaattcaaaagttgtactcaccggttaaaccgacgataggtttgagttaacgtcggtgcagttgtccagagacttgatttttcagtggttcagtggacaactacactcaccggttaaaccgatgctacgtcggttaatctgccccagttgtaacggctagttttcagaagaggcagtttacattcaccggttaaaccgacgatgacaatggggggtacgtcggattaaccggcgctacgcagttttctggcagcttttctccaacggctctatttgtgtgagctgcctatatatacccctccaatgggtcatttcgcccactcttgacaccaggcaacatccaaacactcataccatagtcaagagccaccttgagcttcatcattcacatacttgtgctttcaatcaatcaagaagcaagattaaggacttgagtagagagaagctagtgtgcatccgttcttggtgatcggttcttgctcaagtgaaggccttagcttgttactcttggtgattggcatcacctaggcgatcttggtgatcgaggtgtttctcgcggagcttgccaaggattgtgggagcccggagaagaagattgtacgtggcttgatctccaccacgccgggatggtgaacggagactcttagtgagcgccctcgtctcggtgacttgggaggtgacaagactctttgtgagtgtcacaacgtggattaggggtgtgtgccaacacatcgataccacgggaaaaaaatccggttgtctcttgtccattccttttattcaagcattttctttcatgcaatttactcatgtgcttgacttagagatcataacttagctctaccttgctaggctttactttgtttttttctctcttagcttgtgtaggtagcttagttatccggttggtgaattggtgccctactagctttgcataggttaaggttgccttactttgttttagaaattgaaaaaggcccaattcaccccccctcttggtccatcgatccttacacacgCGCGGTGGGACAGGGCCAAGTGGCGCGAGGAGGCGGCCCgtgcgcgcggggggggggagggTGGGGGCGGGCCTGGGCGTGCCCGTGCCCTCgagctcggcgacggcggcggccatggcaccTCTGCGTGCGGGGCGGGGCGCGGAGAAGGGTCGGCCGGCGAGCACCTCCAtggccggggcggggcgcggagcaggggcggccggcgagcaccTCTGCGCGTTGCCCATTCCTCCCTCCCGGCGAAAGGCCTGGGGAACAAAGTGTAGGAAAGGGGTGATTTGCAAATATACGGTCCATGTTGGATCTACGTGGCGGTCCACGTAGGCGGTCAACACTGGTAAGAGGTattttggacctcaagtgacacacttgaatagattgtggacctaaaaatacactttcaaagttcatggatctaaacagaacatgtcaactagtttaaggaccccagtgcattttactcttaatTTTTAATAGCTGTTGCGACGGTCACCTCGGTGGATGATGCCAAGAAGGATGTGCTCGTAGCACTCTCCCAAATCATCGATCCTGATTTCGGCACGGACATCGTCTCGTGTGGGTTTGTCAAGGATTTACAGATCAATGAGGCATTGGATGAGGTAACTAAGGGGAACTCCTTTGCCAAACTAGGATTATGATGTGCGATGAGATCCATATCGATGGGAATTGGTGACTTACGTCAGTTGGTCTTGGCTATGTTTCAGGTATCATTTCGTCTGGAGCTGACAACTCCCGCATGTCCAATCAAAGACGAGGCAAGTATAGCACCTGTATCTAGTATCTACTTCTCTGAACAACTACTCACTAACTCTTTGTTTTAGTGTTAAAGAATAATGCTGGCAACAAATTAACTGTATGAGTGTATATTATGCTTATTGCCCTTGGATAGATGGATGTGAATACTTGATTTGTATAAATCTGCTTGTAAAGAGTATTCAGCTATATAAGTAAAGCAATAATTATCTTGTGACAACATTACATTATCAGTTCCTACTTCTGAGTTCAAACTAGCCATTTTAAGTGTGAAACCCTGTTGGTTTGTGCTGGACAGTTTGAACAAAAGGCAAACGAGGTTGTTGCAGCACTTCCATGGGTCAAGAAGGTAGAAGTCACAATGTCTGCGCAACCTGCACAGCCAGTATATGGAGGTGACCTTCCAGAAGGACTGCAGAAGATCTCAAACATCATAGCAGTATCAAGCTGCAAGGTAAGCCTTTGTAACTTTATGCATATCAAGCAAATCTCACCATTCTTTTCACTAAAGAAATATATCTTTTTCCAGGGAGGAGTTGGAAAATCTACTGTTGCTGTAAATCTAGCTTATACACTAGCCGGAATGGGAGCCAGGGTTGGAATCTTTGATGCTGATGTCTTCGGTCCAAGCTTACCAACTATGGTTTCTCCACAGAACCGGTTGCTAGTGATGGTAAACCTCCTGGTTGAACTCCCATGTTAGCATGGAACTTAGTACTTGCACTAATAATGGTAAACAGACTTACCTTTAGAACCCAGAAAGCAGAAGTATCCTTCCGACTGAGTATTTGGGCGTCAAAATGGTGTCTTTTGGATTTGCTGGACAAGGAAGAGCAATCATGCGAGGTCCAATGGTTTCCGGAGTCATTAATCAGTTGCTGACCACTACTGATTGGTAGGAAAACTTGCAATGCTGTTATTAATTACCTTTGTAAAGGCATAGTAACATGTACATAAAAGATAGGACATTCTTGCCAGGCATAGTCTTCGCTAGTTCAGTTATACTCCCAAGAATGTTCCTGATTTCCTGGTAATAAATAAATTGAGTTTGTTCTTTGACTTTGCATAGGGGCGAGCTTGACTACCTTGTCATTGACATGCCTCCTGGAACAGGCGACATACACTTAACACTCTGTCAGGTGGTACCTCCAGCCTCTATGCTGTACAAATCATTTGCAGTAATATTAACAGTCCTTCAAAGTATTGTAAAATAACATATCTGTAAATGTCAGGTAGCTCCATTGACTGCAGCTGTGATTGTTACCACGCCTCAGAAGCTGGCTTTCATTGATGTCGCAAAGGGAGTAAGGATGTTCTCTAAGCTGAAGGTGTGTAATTTTGCAGAACGTGACACATTAAAAGCGAGAGGTTCTTAACCTTGTATTGACTTGTTTTCTGTCTCCTTTGTTGCCAAGGTTCCTTGTGTTGCAGTTGTTGAGAACATGTGCTACTTTGATGCTGATGGAAAGCGTTATTACCCATTTGGACAAGGTTCTGGAACTCAGGCAAGTAACACACCATATCATTTATTTTGTAGCATAGTTCTCTTGGATGGTTGTTGAATTGCTTTTGAAACATGATCACTGTTTCAGGTTGTGGAGCAATTCGGAATACCTCACCTCTTCGATTTGCCGATACGGCCAACTGTAAGTTCAATCCAATGTACTTACAGTTGACTAAATAAGAGAGTAGAAATCACAGTTTGGTTATTTGTACAGCTTTCAGCTTCTGGAGATACTGGGATACCTGAAGTAGTGGCTGATCCACAAGGAGATGTTGCCAAGACATTTCAAAATCTTGGAGTTTGTGTTGTTCAACAATGTGCTAAAATTAGGCAACAAGGTAAGCTGAAGCTTCTAATCTGGGAGTGGAAAAATAGTTCAGGGAAGTAAGAAAGTCGTAAATATTGACACGACcagaaacacacacacaccaaacTATGGTGTAATTCTACTATACAGAAAAGAGATTTGTGTTAAAATTGTTATTTTTCTGTTTTCAGTTTCAACAGCAGTGTCCTATGATAGATCAATTAGAGCGATCAGAGTGAAAGTGCCAGATTCAGATGAAGAGTTCTTGTTGCATCCGGCAACAGTCAGGAGGAATGATCGATCTGCTCAAAGCGTGGTGTGTATCTGCTTTCCATCAATCCATATGTGGGATATATATGATTCTTACACCAGCTCCTAAACCTTCCAATTAATAACATCTTTATATATTCAGATCATAAATTACTTCTAAGTTTGATCACATGTAACCATCATCAGGGGTCCCAAATGCATGGTATATTGTATTTTTCAAATATGAGAACGCATAAACAGTGCAGTGGCTGTATACCCAGTTGTGGTACCAGCCGACCAGGGCTCAAACCCTTGGtctcatcaaaaaaaaaaaggccccTCACCAAGATTTCGACTGGTGGAAAAGCCAGCTGATTCAATAGTATTCTGCGATTTCGGCTGATTCAATAGTCTTCAGAGTTACATGTGCTGTAGGCATGCCCTGGATAGGGGCCTTTTCTGCGGCCCTGCAGATTGAGGATCCCCTTTGGGGAGGTTCTCCCCCAAGAGTCGacctttctttttttaaatattAAGTCATGCATGCTATTTATATTTTGGGAAACAGATttgcaccaattgaggagaaacttacccagcatcggctgagatggtttggacatgtccaacgaaggcctcctgaggcgccggtgcataatggggttcttgagcgggtcaataatgtaaagaggggtagaggtagacctaaactgacgtgggatgagttggttaagagagaccttaaggattggaatatctctaaagagatagctttggataggagcgcttggagactagctatcaatgtgcctgaaccttgaacttatttctttcgggtttcatctctagcctaccccaacttgcttgggaaaaaaggctatattgttgttgttgttgtttgtaGATTTGCCACAACTTTGCTTTTCTTGTTTACAAACTACAACATCCTCTTCTACAGGATGAATGGACAGGAGAGCAGAAAATTcagtacggtgatgtaccagaTGACATCGAGCCTGAAGAGATTAGGCCGATGGGAAACTACGCTGTTTCTATAACTTGGCCTGATGGATTTAGTCAGGTAATATGACAAAATGgatccacttcatcttatgtATTGTCACATTTGTAGTATATGGAAGTTCTGGAACTCATCTAATATGGCATATCCATGTTCTGAAAAATGGATGCATAGATCTAAAATCCATTAGCGTCTGATGCTTTGCAGATAGCACCTTACGACCAATTGGAAATGCTTGAGCGGGTAGTGGATGCTCCGCGTGCAGCAACACCTGCAGTGGCCTCATCATGATACAGTGGGAAACCGTGTTCAGTTCTCAAGGGACAAGAAAGCAGGCTTTCCTTGCAATTAGCTTCTCATATAATTTATAGGTCTACAGTTAAAAATTATTTATTGAAATAAGAGACAGCGTTCTTCTTATTTTCAGCCAGACAGGTGTGATCTGAAACGACGGTTTAAGTAACAGACGtgctatttgtttttttttcctgtcgTTATTACACTAGGTCACAGGCATATCCATGAGGATTCTACAGCTTCGTCGCTTCCAAATTCGTATGACAGAATTAAGAATTATGAACTCCCTAATCCATTTCAAGTGTTgagtttatttaatttttcccCTTTCCTAGGGTGTTAAAGTTGCTCTTTTTTATTGATATTACTTAATTTTCAATAAAGCACCCTCATTCGCAAAAAGGGTCACCATTTCCCTGCTTTTCTAGAGGAGAGTAGTGTCAATGTGTTACATATCCTGAAGCCAACCGAAATGGGTAAGGAACATTTATAGCCATGAGGATTTTACATTCTCATCTCCAAGAGTTCGCCAAAATCTACTTGGCAAATCTTGTGATTTGCCAACTCTCAAAACCATATGTCAAGTAAAAAAACAACTCTTTTCCAATAGTTTGGCATTTTTACCTTTCCAATATCTAATTTGTGGAccctcaaattttttttgacggcttgttttttttcttctgcaaACTCTTTCCCTCCTCCGCTTGGCACGAGGCTCGAGGCTGGTCTCACGCTTGCTCCATGGCGGAACTGCATGGGTGCACTACGGAAGTGCAGATCATGGAATCATGGACAGTACCCCGCACTAGGCACGTGATGCACCGAGAAGAAGTGCAGAACTGCATTGTTATTCCTCACACGCTAGGGTCGCAATGTTCCGTGCAACGAGTTGTAGTGATGGGTCATGTCGTCTGCAGTGCAACCTTTGAAGCTAGAGTCTGTTGCTATGCGCAGATGTTGCAGTCCGACACAAAGCAAGCAGGCAAAGCAGCACGTCGATGCCTCAGATGCGCGGCCGATGTGCGCGCGCAAATATGCGCGTGGAAGACCCGGATTTAGCAACTTTGGAAAAGATGCCAAGTGCGATGCCTAACTGTTGGAGACctgtttttctcatttttccaaaaaaattaaa
This genomic interval carries:
- the LOC120673399 gene encoding fe-S cluster assembly factor HCF101, chloroplastic, translating into MQTFHAAPASFLAPPAPHLLPPGATALRGCLSAKGPVPAAVASRSRACFPSSRRPSQRRRCSRAASSGAVATVTSVDDAKKDVLVALSQIIDPDFGTDIVSCGFVKDLQINEALDEVSFRLELTTPACPIKDEFEQKANEVVAALPWVKKVEVTMSAQPAQPVYGGDLPEGLQKISNIIAVSSCKGGVGKSTVAVNLAYTLAGMGARVGIFDADVFGPSLPTMVSPQNRLLVMNPESRSILPTEYLGVKMVSFGFAGQGRAIMRGPMVSGVINQLLTTTDWGELDYLVIDMPPGTGDIHLTLCQVAPLTAAVIVTTPQKLAFIDVAKGVRMFSKLKVPCVAVVENMCYFDADGKRYYPFGQGSGTQVVEQFGIPHLFDLPIRPTLSASGDTGIPEVVADPQGDVAKTFQNLGVCVVQQCAKIRQQVSTAVSYDRSIRAIRVKVPDSDEEFLLHPATVRRNDRSAQSVDEWTGEQKIQYGDVPDDIEPEEIRPMGNYAVSITWPDGFSQIAPYDQLEMLERVVDAPRAATPAVASS